From Sardina pilchardus chromosome 9, fSarPil1.1, whole genome shotgun sequence, a single genomic window includes:
- the eogt gene encoding EGF domain-specific O-linked N-acetylglucosamine transferase isoform X2, which translates to MGYPVCSAVDSGWASSVSAAQELFWKQADFGYVRERRSELKTLCKPLNPGDSSLKCANHMRFCRVTNLYLDLRNARRGHERYKEDFLQRGEIGGRCRLKSKALAAKGQHKSPLQSWFAELETFTELDFHPVDDGHCDVVIEKPTVFMKLDAGVNMYHHFCDFVNLYISQHLNNSFSRDINIVMWDTSVYGYGDLFEETWRAFSDYSIIHLKTFDSKRVCFRDAFFSLLPRMRFGLFYNTPLISDCHSEEGMFRAFSQHVLHRLNIPQEAPTDGRVRVTLLARSTEYRRILNQQELINALKTVPSFEVRIVDYKYKDMPFLEQVRITHNSDIFIGMHGAGLTHLLFLPDWAVIFELYNCQDESCYRDLARLRGVRYVTWQKRDKVVPQDKGHHPTLGEHPKFTNYSFHVEEFMRLVLQAADHVRGHRKWRAERHRDEL; encoded by the exons GGCCAGCTCAGTGTCAGCAGCCCAGGAACTTTTCTGGAAGCAGGCCGACTTTGGCTACGTGCGGGAACGTCGGAGTGAACTGAAGACACTCTGCAAGCCCTTGAATCCA GGAGACTCCTCTCTGAAATGTGCCAATCACATGCGTTTCTGCCGGGTCACCAACCTGTACTTGGACCTGAGGAACGCCCGGAGAGGTCATGAGAG gtacAAGGAGGACTTCTTACAGAGGGGGGAGATAGGAGGCCGCTGCCGGCTCAAGAGTAAAGCATTGGCCGCAAAGGGGCAGCATAAGAGCCCTCTCCAGTCCTG GTTTGCAGAATTAGAGACTTTCACAGAACTGGACTTCCATCCAGTAGATGATGGCCATTGTGATGTTGTCATTGAGAAGCCTACGGTATTTATGAAACTGGATGCAG GGGTGAACATGTACCACCATTTCTGTGACTTTGTCAACCTCTACATCTCCCAGCACCTCAACAACTCCTTCAGCCGGGACATCAACATTGTTATGTGGGACACT AGTGTTTATGGTTACGGAGACCTCTTTGAGGAAACATGGAGGGCCTTCTCGGATTACAGCATTATTCATTTGAAAACCTTTGATTCGAAAAGG GTGTGTTTCCGAGACGCGTTCTTCTCGCTACTCCCGAGGATGAGATTCGGCCTCTTCTACAACACTCCGTTG ATCTCCGACTGCCACAGTGAGGAGGGGATGTTCAGGGCATTCTCTCAGCACGTCCTTCATCGACTCAACATTCCACAGGAAGCGCCCACG GATGGACGGGTACGCGTCACGCTTCTGGCCCGGAGCACCGAGTACCGTCGGATCTTAAACCAGCAGGAG CTTATAAACGCCCTGAAGACCGTGCCTTCGTTTGAGGTCAGGATTGTGGATTACAAATACAA agacATGCCTTTCCTGGAGCAGGTCAGGATAACACACAACTCGGACATCTTTATCGGGATGCACGGTGCGGGCCTCACTCACCTACTCTTCCTGCCGGACTGGGCAGTCATCTTTGAGCT ATATAACTGTCAGGACGAGAGCTGCTATCGAGATCTGGCACGGCTGCGGGGGGTTCGTTACGTGACTTGGCAGAAAAGGGACAAAGTGGTCCCGCAGGATAAG GGCCACCACCCCACGCTGGGGGAGCACCCCAAGTTCACCAACTACTCCTTCCACGTGGAGGAGTTCATGCGGCTGGTGCTGCAGGCTGCGGACCACGTGCGGGGCCACCGGAAGTGGCGCGCGGAACGCCACCGGGATGAACTGTGA